Genomic window (Zingiber officinale cultivar Zhangliang chromosome 2B, Zo_v1.1, whole genome shotgun sequence):
taggtatatttatttacacattatattttaataatgattgtatgtttttattttcctctatTATATGTTATTTGCAGTTGTATATGAACTAAGTAATATTGACCATTAGTAtttatgttctaggagtttttatTACTATAATTTATTTGAAACAGACAACATCCAGAATGAAAGAAGTTGAatgtataataaaaatttacctGGCCGTGGGggtttaactgatgagtttatcATTGGGTTGagatagtttttaaattttgcatctagtAATGTTGAGTATATGGATGGTATCAGATACGATGTCCATCCAAAAAGTGTCATAATGGTAAATTTTTACCATCTAATAAAGTTTCAGAgtatctttgtagatttggttttactccgaattactataattggacatGCCATGGTGAACcattcatatctgatgaggattattaTGGACACAACATAGAAGTCTCTAGGGATCAAAgttattataatcaattaaatccatATCAGAGAATGATATTTGATGCAGCGGGTCCGAATTTAATTCCTGAACCACATGGTGCCAGTTCTAGCTGCCCTCCAACAATTGAGCAAATGTTTACAACATATGCATTACCATTAGAAGAGGTACAAGTACCAGGTGTCAATGAAATTTTGAATAATGAAACATATCTTAAATTTCAGGAAGTGTTGAGTGCTGCAGATGAACCATTATGAGCTGATTGTGACAATCATACTAAATTATCATTCACCGCAAGACTGTTGAATATCAAGGCAGAGTCTAATGTGTCGGAAAATAATTTCAATAAGTTTGTTCAGGCTTTTGAAGAGGCATTGCCCCGTGATAATATATTGCCTAATGttttttacagtatgaaaaaacttACAAAACAATTAGGTCTTCCTGTGGaaattgatgtttgcagagacggttgtatgctatattggggagatgatgcagatgCAAATGTTTGTagattctgtaatcaagataggtacaaGAGCACTagaaggagtcaacaacgacgtaaatcATACAGTTAGTTATTTTATTTGCCATTAACTCCTAGGTTCAAAGGCTTTATGCATTAAAGACCACTGCTGAACACATGACTTGGTATGCAAATCATCGAATAGAGGAGGggttaatgtgtcatccatcagatgcagatgcatggaaaaattttgatagaacatatcctgAATTTGCGAAGGAGACTcgaaacattaggttaggtcTTTGTGCTGACAATTTTGCTCCATTTAGTAAATCAGGAAGACAGTATTCTTGTTGGTCAATTATATTAACTCCATATAATCTTCcgcctgggatgtgcatgaaaacaccgtatatgtttttaacattaaTTGTGCCTGACCcgcaaaatccaaagaagttaatagatgttTATATGCAACCACTGATTGCAGAGCtaaaacaactatgggatgaagggTTTCCTACATATGACGTTCATACTAATCAGATGTTTGTTatgaaggctgctcttctttggaccattaATGACTTTCCGGCTTATGGTATGCTATCTGGGTGGAGTACTGCAAGAATCTTAGGTTgtccaatatgtatggagagatcaaagtcgatcAGATTGAAATATGGGAAAAAgccgagttattttgattgtcatagacaaTTTTTACCattaaatcataatttcagaAGGAATAAAGATGAGTTCACTAggaatagaattgaaagaacacCTCCGCCATTAAGATTGACATGTCAAGATATTTGGTATAGAGTGCTTCACTTTCCATCTGTTTTTGAAGAACcacatggtacaacatatgaatatggaagCACTCATAAATGAACTAAAcggagtatattttgggatttacctTATTGGTATAGTAATTTAATTCATCATAATctggatgtaatgcatattgagaaaaatgtttttgataatctcaTAAATATAGTGATGGATATCGCCGGAAAAACAAAAGATAATttgaatgcaagaaaagatatgcgactaATTTGTAAACGACTCACTCTTGATGTGGATGAAAGTAGTAGGGGATCAAAGCCAAAGGCAATTTATACATTGAATAAAGAACAAAGACGTGTTGTTTTTGAATGGTTGAAATCATTGAGATTTCTTGATgagtatgtctctaatcttgggagATGTGTCGATATGAAGGAATTCaaattgattggtttgaaaaatcatgattgtcatatatttatggaaagacttattccaattgcttttaaggaactcttaccaaatTTTGTATGGGGTACAATTACGGAGTTAAGCATTTTCCttcatgatatttgctcaacaattttgagatattcacagatggagaagttagagagagacatttcaattattttgtgtaatttagaaagaatctttccaccttcatttttttgattcaatggaacatcttttggttcacttgtcATACGAGACCAAAGTTGGAGGACCAGTCCATTTTCGAtgaatgtatccatttgaaagatatattTTGTTTTATCTTATATACTTCGTTATTAATGCGTTGTAAATTTAtaacttttttatatatattattctAATACAAATTGTTATATTTCAATCAGAtttttatatcatttgaagaaaaaagtaaaaaataaggcacatgttgaagcctctattgttaatgcatacattgtggaggaaaTAACAACTTTTGCATCGTATTATTTTGAGCCTCACATTCAGACTAAAAGACGGAGACCTGGAAGAAATGATGAAGGTCCTATTGATCCCAATACGAACATATTCTCAATTTTAAATTatcttggtcgaccaagtggacaATGTAAGCAAAGATATTTCACTAATCAAGAATGGCGAGCAACCCAGACATATGTTTTACTTAATTGTCTAGAAGTATCACCATATTTCGAGTTAGTATATCTTtcctatttatttcttttatcgtAAATTTTTGgtgttataatttaattttttatgataGGATTTTTTCAAAACTTGTATTCTGATATGCCAACACTAGAGTTTGATCGTTTCTACGATCAAGAATTTGCACCTTGGTTCAAATCATATATAAGTAATTTTTACCTTGTATTCTGATTTACCGTATTGGTATAGTacattttaacttttaaatgaaTAACATATTCATTTGAGTTTAGGTTTATGATAATCAAGATCACCTCGAACATCAAATGTTATTTCATCTGTCTTGGGGGTCCAAAAGCAATGGTAAGCACTTGGCCAgtatatttcataaatggatataattttcatactcaagaataaGGAAAAGGGAAGACTACAATGAATAGTAGGGTACGTGTTCAGTCATCCAATGATGACGTgtaagcaatgatttttatggtctactggatgaaattatagagataGAATATCCTGGTCCAGAAATGTgagttttcttatttatgtgtcgTTGGTTTGACCCTatcagagggatgaaggtgcatccacgttataatttggttgaaataaatcataaaagattatataagagatatgaaccttTTGTTTTGGCACAACAAGCGATTCAagtgttctatgcttcatatcctAGCTTGAAACGTGATAAAATTGACTGGTGGATtgtttgtaaaactaaagcatggaaaaaaaaaatagaggaacattgggaagacattgcatatcaacaagtgTTCTATgcttcatcacactttctctctcttcattctctcattacactttctctctcttcattctcttatcacacactctctctttattttctctaatcacactttttttccaacacactttctctctcatcatactttctctctctcccCGATTTCTCATTtcagcatactttctctctccttagtcTCTCAtgttctctcatcacattttctctctcttcatttttttccatcattctttctctctcaacccattttctctctcatcatactttttctctcctcactctttcattttctcttataattctttctctctcttcattttttctcatcactctttctctTACATTCAATTTTCTCTCCTAtctaatttctattattttcctgtaagggtaaaaaaagaaatttaggttcattccgattgaaaatatttaactaaccaaatatcatttttaagaacgatacccaagctcatatttattcttattctataatattataatattcatTTTCATTCTGATTTTTAAGAGAGAATCAAACACCCCCTAAATGATACTGAGATAATTTTAATGTCATAtattaaaatctaaatttgattATTAATAACCTGCCCCAATAATTTCCTTTCCACGAGGGAGACGGATAATGCATGCATGTCTTTTCGAAAGtgattttgagatttttttttgataatggtGCATGCAGGAAGGGCAATATGGGGATTCACAAAAATTGAATGCGCCTTTTGACAATTTTCAAAATGTGAGATGCCATTTAAGAATTCGTCAATTTTGAGTGCGATAAATCGCCGATCTTTGTTGTATGTGGATggaaagttaaataaataaataattgtgataaaacttaaacaatctgagaatatggttaaaaaataaaataaaataaataaataaagaatacACTGAATAATGTCgatgaagaaaaaaatattttatttctattttataaaaatatcagGGATAAAACATAATACTATAAATTACAtacggaaaaataaaatatatataagttagaaaaaaaaaatcccatttcttttttttttttatatcattaaTGTGTACAGTTAAATTTTATTAAGACTGAatttctacccatttagaaaatattcaaatcattttttatttactttccaAGACACTAGAGGAAAAATCTTGAGGCGAAAATAATTACCCCAGGGCGTAACGCAGACGGTGAACGCATGATATTTCTGACGTAATGACCAAggatcgattctcaggaacttgACCTGTGTACTTGCATGAACTTCCCTCCATAGCCGACACTAAGAGGCCCGCTAAGATAGCGGATCTATTTTTTTTTGAGACGAAAatggttaaattaattttagatagtttgttaaaaatTAATCTTACAAATTATTCTATAGTGCTCGCAATATGAATTCTAAATTTGATCTTATcctttgaatttcaaaatcaaaCAGGATGCAAATGGTAAATAAAATTGAGATCGATGGATAATCTATAAAGAAAAAAGCGACAAGAAGCTTTGTGGGCATTAAAGTGACGATCTGTATTTCTCTTCCATTTGGAATGAAAGAACAAAACAAACATAAGAAAAACAATAAACCAGGATCTCAATTggccttcttcctcttgctcttccTCGGACCATCTACTACATCATTTCCTTCTTCAAAGATATTAACTTcagcttgctcttcttcttcaaAGATATTAACTTCAGCTTGCTCTTCGATTATATCTTTATGCTTGTTCTCCCATAACGCCATTTTCTTCAACATAaattctttcatcttcttcctttcctctgaCAGCAACATATAATTTTTCGCCAACTCCTtcgattttattttatgatcattctTTAAACATTCATAATGATTcagtttttcttttgttttatccAAACATTTTTCTTCTATTTTATCCAACCAGTGCAAATGCTCTTTCATAagttctatcatcttcttcctttcatcTGACAGCAACATATAATTTTTCTCCAACTCcatcaattttattttatgatcattctTTAAATGTTCATAATGATTCAGTTTTTCTTCTGTTTTATCTAAACATTTTTCTTCTATTTTATCCAAACAGTGCAAGTGCTCTTTCATCTGTTCATTATATTGCATATATTTAGCATTATGTCCATCTATCCAGCTATTGATAGTCTCCTGTACGTATGATATGCAATCTGTAATCTCAATTTAAAAGAAGATGTCAATATCAATTAGATAAATTACACTAAAAATAACTCATTTATTTCATATTTAATGCATGCCAGGAATTAGGAGAAACGCTAAAAAAAATTCTTGACAGAATCAAGatccaaaattttaaattcacTCTGAGAATGAAGAACTAGAACTTATCAGCCGCGTTGTTATCACTGACATCTTCCTATCACTCGCGCCTGGAATTCACGTATTTTGGATTCTCAAAAAGCATACTGATCTTTAATATTTTGGTAGAATTGTTTTACTGATTAATATTTTTGAGTAAGCTTCAGCTTCCTTGTAAATCACAAAAAATGGTCTGATTGTCTAGCACTGTAGATATGAAGTTTTTGTAATTTATCCGTTGTGATTACATAGGCTTCGTTGAGCCCGACACTTGTAGTAGTAGTTTTCATGTAATTTGGATTTTTAGAAAACATGCCAATCTTTAATATTTGGGCAGAACTGCTTTACTAATTAATCTTGTTGGCTTAGATGTCAATCAAGTTGGACACCTTACCCAGTTTGACATGGTCCAATCCTAAAAGGGCTGAGCTGTGCCTAGCAAGGACTCTTATGGGCCTATGTTAGGCATGTGCCTTGTACCCCACATTCTATGCTGTGGTGGCAAAA
Coding sequences:
- the LOC122047808 gene encoding uncharacterized protein LOC122047808 isoform X1; translation: MASEGYSAEPRMKSEGSRLGEHVPHVIPPKYCISYVQETINSWIDGHNAKYMQYNEQMKEHLHCLDKIEEKCLDKTEEKLNHYEHLKNDHKIKLMELEKNYMLLSDERKKMIELMKEHLHWLDKIEEKCLDKTKEKLNHYECLKNDHKIKSKELAKNYMLLSEERKKMKEFMLKKMALWENKHKDIIEEQAEVNIFEEEEQAEVNIFEEGNDVVDGPRKSKRKKAN
- the LOC122047808 gene encoding uncharacterized protein PFB0765w-like isoform X2 — protein: MSFLPNETINSWIDGHNAKYMQYNEQMKEHLHCLDKIEEKCLDKTEEKLNHYEHLKNDHKIKLMELEKNYMLLSDERKKMIELMKEHLHWLDKIEEKCLDKTKEKLNHYECLKNDHKIKSKELAKNYMLLSEERKKMKEFMLKKMALWENKHKDIIEEQAEVNIFEEEEQAEVNIFEEGNDVVDGPRKSKRKKAN